One Desulfobulbus oligotrophicus DNA segment encodes these proteins:
- a CDS encoding protein adenylyltransferase SelO, producing the protein MHTSPCSSQSLTNLRFTNRFTTQLPADPSSENTRRQVYRACYSRVMPVTTTNPQLVAYSREVADLLGLDQEDCTSELFTRVFSGNQLLPGMDAHAMCYGGHQFGNWAGQLGDGRAINLGEIINCQGEHWTLQLKGAGPTPYSRHADGLAVLRSSLREFLCSEAMFHLGVPTTRALSLILTGDTVERDMFYNGHPQEEPGAVVCRLSPSFIRFGNFELFTARGEIDLLKQLADFTIRTHFPHLGRPKPAVYSLWFDEICRLTAELMVHWLRVGFVHGVMNTDNMSILGLTIDYGPYGWLEDYDPTWTPNITDAQGRRYCYGRQPIIAHWNLAQLANALYPLVGETEPFEQSLQKFNRYFEQSWQSMMAGKLGLTVFEPDTDRPLVEDLLHLLAAVETDMTLFFRQLALVPTAMEKQTADRCAPLHIALYQPEQLDSAYQDKLSAWLLRYCNRVRRDGLPDQERQKKMNAINPLYVLRNYLAQLAIEQATDGEYTLVNELLEVLRSPYTEQPGKEQFAEKRPEWARHRPGCSMLSCSS; encoded by the coding sequence ATGCATACTTCACCTTGTTCTTCACAGTCCCTGACCAACCTCCGTTTTACCAACCGCTTCACCACTCAACTGCCGGCTGATCCGAGCAGTGAAAATACACGGCGTCAAGTGTATCGGGCCTGCTACTCACGTGTTATGCCGGTAACCACGACAAACCCGCAGCTGGTGGCCTATTCCCGGGAGGTTGCCGATCTGTTGGGGCTTGACCAGGAAGACTGTACCTCCGAATTGTTTACCCGGGTCTTTTCAGGCAACCAACTGTTACCCGGTATGGATGCCCATGCCATGTGCTATGGTGGACATCAGTTCGGCAACTGGGCCGGTCAGCTGGGAGATGGGCGAGCCATCAACCTGGGCGAGATCATAAACTGTCAGGGCGAACATTGGACCTTACAGCTGAAAGGTGCCGGGCCGACACCGTACTCCCGTCATGCCGACGGCCTGGCGGTGCTGCGTTCATCACTTCGTGAATTTCTCTGCAGCGAAGCAATGTTTCATTTAGGCGTCCCCACCACCAGGGCGCTGAGTCTTATTCTCACCGGCGATACCGTGGAACGCGACATGTTCTACAATGGTCATCCTCAAGAAGAACCGGGAGCTGTCGTCTGCAGGCTGTCGCCGTCATTTATCCGTTTCGGTAACTTCGAGCTTTTTACGGCACGGGGTGAAATCGATTTGCTTAAGCAGCTTGCAGATTTTACCATACGCACTCACTTTCCCCATCTGGGCCGCCCGAAACCGGCAGTGTACAGTCTCTGGTTCGATGAGATCTGCCGTCTCACCGCTGAACTCATGGTGCATTGGCTGCGAGTCGGCTTTGTCCACGGTGTCATGAACACGGACAACATGTCAATTCTGGGGTTAACCATTGATTATGGTCCATACGGATGGCTTGAAGACTATGATCCGACCTGGACACCCAACATCACGGATGCTCAGGGACGACGTTACTGTTACGGTCGACAACCCATTATTGCCCATTGGAATCTTGCCCAGCTGGCCAATGCGCTGTATCCCCTTGTTGGTGAGACCGAACCTTTTGAGCAGTCTCTGCAAAAATTCAACCGGTACTTTGAGCAGAGCTGGCAGAGCATGATGGCTGGTAAACTCGGTTTAACTGTATTTGAGCCGGATACTGACCGTCCACTTGTTGAAGATCTCCTGCACCTGCTTGCTGCAGTTGAAACCGATATGACTCTTTTTTTTCGACAACTCGCCCTTGTGCCGACAGCAATGGAGAAACAGACTGCTGATCGATGTGCGCCACTGCATATTGCCTTGTATCAGCCCGAGCAGCTGGACTCTGCCTATCAGGACAAACTCTCCGCCTGGCTGCTTCGTTACTGCAACCGGGTCCGACGTGATGGGTTGCCTGATCAGGAGCGGCAGAAAAAAATGAATGCAATCAACCCTCTCTACGTTTTACGAAACTACTTGGCCCAACTGGCTATAGAACAGGCGACTGATGGAGAGTATACGCTGGTGAACGAGCTGCTGGAGGTTCTTCGCTCTCCGTATACTGAACAGCCCGGTAAAGAGCAGTTTGCCGAAAAACGGCCGGAATGGGCACGTCACCGGCCAGGGTGTTCGATGTTGTCCTGCAGTTCATAA
- the thiD gene encoding bifunctional hydroxymethylpyrimidine kinase/phosphomethylpyrimidine kinase translates to MKTYHRVLTIAGSDSGGGAGIQADLKTFAANGCYGMSVITALTAQNTMGVTAIHAVPLDCVAAQIEAVLSDIGADAVKIGMLFSPDLIRTVAQGLKKFNPPAIVLDPVMVAQSGDTLLQSEAVDALKKELIPLVDLITPNIPEAAVLLDRDLPNNAAIAQAAVELATLGRGDVLIKGGHLENGDSDDCLYLGREQRTVIFPGKRIITRNNHGTGCTLSSAIAAFLAKGKDMEEAVRRAKIYITEAIRAGAGYTIGRGHGPVHHFFDYF, encoded by the coding sequence ATGAAAACATATCACAGGGTTTTGACCATTGCCGGTTCAGACAGCGGAGGTGGTGCCGGTATTCAGGCCGATCTGAAAACCTTTGCCGCCAATGGGTGTTACGGAATGAGCGTTATCACGGCTCTTACAGCACAAAACACCATGGGAGTAACCGCCATTCATGCGGTGCCCCTTGACTGTGTTGCCGCACAGATTGAAGCCGTACTTTCCGACATCGGTGCAGATGCCGTTAAGATTGGAATGCTTTTCTCGCCGGATCTGATCCGTACCGTTGCCCAGGGCCTGAAAAAATTCAACCCGCCCGCCATAGTTCTCGACCCGGTGATGGTGGCGCAAAGTGGTGATACTCTGTTACAGAGTGAGGCTGTTGACGCCCTGAAGAAAGAGCTGATCCCCCTTGTCGACCTGATTACCCCGAACATACCGGAAGCAGCTGTCCTGCTCGATCGCGATCTCCCCAACAATGCGGCCATAGCGCAGGCAGCTGTTGAACTGGCCACCTTGGGCAGGGGTGATGTACTGATCAAAGGCGGCCATCTGGAAAACGGTGATAGCGATGACTGTCTCTACCTCGGCAGAGAACAGCGGACCGTCATTTTTCCGGGTAAACGGATAATCACCCGCAACAACCATGGTACCGGCTGTACCCTCTCCTCGGCTATTGCCGCGTTCCTGGCCAAAGGAAAAGACATGGAGGAGGCTGTTCGCCGGGCAAAAATCTACATCACTGAGGCTATTCGGGCCGGTGCCGGCTATACAATCGGGCGGGGACACGGGCCGGTCCATCATTTTTTTGACTATTTTTAA
- a CDS encoding HAD family hydrolase, whose amino-acid sequence MHATMPPWQAVFFDFDGVIADSTDVKARAFATLFAPYGADVQEAVVRYHLDNGGMPRHEKIRHCFITYAGKQVTETELAQAGATFSSLVLEEVVLAPLIPGALMSLQQLQQMNIPAFVVSGTPHDEMQLIVQRKGLGYFFQEVHGSPSSKAAIITDILTRYSFTPDRCLFIGDALADYQAAESTGLCFQGIVPHGASSSIFPENVRTSAVVTLSLYR is encoded by the coding sequence ATGCATGCGACAATGCCGCCCTGGCAGGCTGTATTTTTTGACTTTGATGGTGTGATTGCCGACTCAACCGATGTGAAAGCACGTGCTTTTGCAACCCTTTTTGCACCTTATGGTGCCGATGTACAGGAAGCTGTTGTTCGGTACCATCTTGACAACGGTGGCATGCCCCGCCACGAAAAGATCCGTCACTGTTTTATCACCTATGCGGGGAAACAGGTTACCGAAACTGAACTTGCACAGGCTGGGGCGACTTTCTCGAGCCTTGTGCTTGAAGAGGTGGTGCTGGCTCCTTTGATTCCAGGGGCACTGATGAGCTTGCAGCAGTTACAGCAGATGAACATCCCTGCCTTTGTTGTGTCGGGAACACCCCATGATGAGATGCAGCTGATTGTTCAGCGGAAAGGATTGGGTTATTTTTTTCAAGAAGTTCACGGATCGCCCTCAAGCAAGGCAGCCATCATCACGGATATCCTTACACGCTACAGCTTCACGCCGGACAGGTGTTTATTCATTGGCGACGCCCTTGCCGATTACCAGGCAGCTGAGTCCACCGGTCTCTGCTTCCAGGGCATTGTGCCCCACGGTGCCTCCTCTTCCATTTTTCCGGAAAACGTACGCACCTCTGCTGTTGTGACCCTTTCTTTGTACAGGTAA
- the thiM gene encoding hydroxyethylthiazole kinase has translation MTVLTEKIADNVKKVRENKPLIHNITNFVVMNITANVLLACGASPVMAHASNEVEEMVGLADSLILNIGTLTDDWVITMINAGRCASDLRKPIVLDPVGVGTTSLRTNAARAILFQTWISVVRGNATEILALADKDCGSKRLEAIHSVTDAADEAVRLARELGTTLAITGSTDLVTDGRRTLTIEGGHPLMPYVTGTGCSASALIGAFLAVDSDPVYAAATALAFFGVAGETAGVLAGGPGTFMPLLLDALYTLTPDEVAARARISTL, from the coding sequence ATGACTGTGCTTACTGAGAAAATCGCCGATAATGTAAAAAAAGTACGGGAAAACAAACCCCTCATCCACAATATCACCAACTTTGTGGTGATGAATATCACTGCGAATGTACTTCTGGCCTGTGGCGCTTCACCAGTAATGGCCCATGCCAGTAACGAAGTTGAAGAGATGGTTGGGCTTGCCGACAGCCTCATCCTTAATATCGGAACACTGACCGATGACTGGGTCATTACCATGATCAACGCTGGTCGCTGTGCCTCTGACCTGAGAAAACCGATCGTCCTTGATCCGGTCGGTGTGGGTACAACCAGCCTCCGGACCAATGCCGCCCGTGCCATTCTCTTTCAGACCTGGATCAGTGTGGTCCGCGGCAATGCGACGGAAATTTTAGCACTGGCTGACAAGGACTGTGGAAGTAAACGACTGGAGGCCATCCACTCCGTCACCGATGCAGCGGATGAGGCTGTCCGCCTGGCCAGGGAGCTTGGTACCACCCTGGCCATTACCGGGTCGACCGATCTGGTCACAGATGGCAGACGTACGCTGACCATTGAAGGCGGTCACCCGCTTATGCCGTATGTCACAGGTACCGGCTGTTCAGCCTCTGCTCTGATCGGTGCATTTTTAGCAGTTGACAGCGACCCGGTCTATGCTGCTGCAACCGCTCTGGCCTTTTTTGGAGTGGCCGGTGAAACTGCAGGGGTTCTGGCCGGCGGTCCGGGGACCTTCATGCCTCTTCTGCTGGATGCTCTTTACACGTTAACACCTGATGAAGTGGCAGCACGCGCCCGAATCAGTACGCTATAA
- the thiE gene encoding thiamine phosphate synthase, producing MVDFSLYLVTDRTLSLGRSTIDIVRAAVAGGVTCVQLREKKCATRFFIEEARLIKELLTKINPAVPLIINDRLDVALAVGADGVHLGQTDMAAVDARRLIGSSCIMGISVESVADAIRAENEGADYIGISPVFATTTKDDTVEPLGLQGIQAIRAAVSLPLVAIGGITADNTAEVIRAGADGIAVVSAIVGSPSPEDAARALKTQIIASRQHNRASTA from the coding sequence ATGGTCGATTTTTCACTCTACCTGGTCACGGATCGCACCCTTTCTTTGGGCAGATCAACCATCGATATAGTGCGGGCAGCTGTAGCTGGTGGGGTTACCTGTGTCCAGCTGAGAGAAAAAAAGTGCGCAACTCGATTTTTTATTGAAGAGGCCCGACTCATCAAAGAGCTGCTCACAAAGATAAACCCTGCTGTTCCGTTGATTATCAATGATCGTCTTGATGTGGCCTTAGCGGTCGGGGCCGACGGGGTTCATCTTGGTCAGACCGACATGGCAGCTGTTGATGCCCGACGTCTTATCGGCTCTTCCTGTATCATGGGTATTTCAGTAGAATCGGTTGCCGACGCCATCCGCGCTGAAAATGAGGGGGCTGACTACATTGGTATCAGCCCGGTTTTTGCGACGACCACTAAAGATGACACGGTCGAGCCGCTTGGTCTGCAGGGTATCCAGGCCATTCGCGCCGCTGTTTCCTTGCCGCTGGTCGCTATCGGAGGTATAACGGCTGACAACACTGCAGAGGTTATTCGGGCGGGAGCCGACGGTATTGCCGTCGTATCAGCCATTGTCGGCTCACCTTCTCCGGAAGATGCAGCCAGAGCATTAAAAACGCAAATTATTGCATCGCGACAACACAACAGAGCATCAACAGCATGA